A single region of the Acanthopagrus latus isolate v.2019 chromosome 11, fAcaLat1.1, whole genome shotgun sequence genome encodes:
- the LOC119028476 gene encoding sex comb on midleg-like protein 2 isoform X1: MGKTQLKDQKDGKKEKPGRTVPLTGTTPATPKDAFSWEEYLKETSSIPAPASCFRQARVPPSNDFKVGMKLEAHDPRNSTSVCIATVMGLTGVRLRLRLDGSDNSNDFWRLVDSSDIQPIGTCEKNGDMLQPPLGFRMNASSWPMFLLRTLNGAEMAPATAFKKEPLRPTQNNFKPGMKLEAVDKKNPYLICPATIGEVKGEEVFIMFDGWRGAFDYWCKYDSRDIFPVGWCALTKHSLQSPGNSVTLPKNLQILPVSPSKPNRRSMQSPYRLPNPLPPLPVRKGVRGRRPKSETLALLKAVAEAAAAQNGTVPENTELVPRPHKKRGPKPGSKRKSKILQNPAQLPSIQVPQESPPSHNSVVSTVCVYVNKHGNCGLHLDRKQMQHLPDHFGPGPVNAVLQQVVQSCIDCAYQPKVLLSALQTHSGGGEIVRVRTDGGVRMVKLPAASSASFVLRFLETMCRHLQCDNLFSSQPFSHYAAYDRTKSVKEEALDAPSLARGSKRSLSGVSPPYAAPLSPKHLRTEAHPSEAETLPHEENGLIKEQRYMDSASNSMNPRPQTVRSSSEYHSAAGSLYHPGNSTPMRRLSSNPAELSSTQPLRRVEAASSTTGPEAMGSERDSLLLPSKNPSSWSIEEVMQFVRDADPTALAPHAELFRKHEIDGKALMLLRSDMIMKYMGLKLGPALKLCHHIERLKQGKL; encoded by the exons ATGGGGAAAACTCAGCTAAAAG ATCAGAAAGATGGCAAAAAGGAGAAACCTGGACGGACAGTTCCACTAACAGGTACAACCCCAGCAACACCTAAAG atgcTTTCAGCTGGGAAGAATATCTAAAAGAGACATCATCCATACCAGCTCCTGCAAGCTGTTTTCGTCAG GCTAGAGTCCCACCCTCCAACGACTTCAAGGTGGGAATGAAGCTCGAAGCCCACGACCCACGTAATTCCACCTCAGTTTGTATCGCCACAGTGATGGGTTTAACTGGGGTCCGCCTGCGTCTCCGCCTGGACGGAAGCGACAACAGCAATGACTTCTGGAGGCTGGTCGACTCTTCTGATATCCAGCCGATCGGCACCTGTGAAAAGAACGGCGACATGCTGCAGCCACCGCTGG GATTTCGGATGAACGCCTCTTCATGGCCTATGTTTCTGTTGAGAACCTTAAATGGAGCAGAGATGGCACCAGCAACAGCCTTTAAAAAG GAACCTCTGAGGCCCACCCAGAACAACTTTAAGCCCGGCATGAAGCTGGAGGCCGTGGACAAGAAGAACCCATACCTCATCTGCCCTGCCACCATAGGAGAGGTGAAGGGTGAAGAGGTCTTCATCATGTTCGATGGGTGGCGGGGTGCCTTCGATTACTGGTGCAAGTATGACTCCCGGGACATCTTCCCTGTGGGCTGGTGCGCCCTCACCAAGCACAGCCTCCAGTCACCAGGCAACAGTG TCACCCTGCCAAAGAACCTGCAGATTCTCCCGGTGTCACCCTCCAAACCCAACAGGCGCTCCATGCAGTCCCCCTACAGACTCCCCAACCCACTGCCCCCTCTGCCCGTCAGGAAGGGCGTAAGAGGCCGTCGACCCAAAAGCGAGACTCTCGCTCTGCTCAAAGCTGTGGCAGAGGCAGCGGCTGCCCAAAACGGAACTGtacctgaaaacacagagctggTTCCCCGGCCCCACAAGAAGAGAGGCCCCAAACCTGGAAGCAAG agaaAGTCCAAGATTCTTCAGAACCCGGCGCAGCTGCCCAGCATCCAGGTTCCACAGGAAAGTCCACCAAGCCACAACTCTGTTGTTTCAACAG tgtgtgtgtacgtgaaTAAGCATGGAAACTGTGGCCTCCACCTGGACAGGAAGCAGATGCAGCATCTGCCAGACCACTTTGGACCGGGGCCAGTGAACGCTGTGCTCCAGCAGGTGGTCCAGTCATGTATAGACTGCGCATACCAGCCTAAAGTCCTGCTCAGTGCTCTGCAGACTCACTCAGGGGGAGGAGAGATCGTCAGag TGAGAACAGACGGTGGAGTTCGCATGGTCAAACTCCCAGCAGCCTCCAGTGCTTCTTTTGTGCTGCGGTTCTTGGAGACGATGTGTCGTCACCTGCAATGTGACAACCTGTTCAGCAGCCAGCCGTTCAGCCACTACGCTGCGTATGACAGGACCAAGTCAG TGAAAGAAGAGGCGTTGGACGCTCCATCTCTGGCTCGGGGCAGTAAACGGAGTCTGTCTGGAGTCTCCCCGCCATATGCAGCCCCTCTGTCACCTAAACACTTACGTACTGAAGCTCACCCCTCAGAAG cagagaCCCTGCCCCATGAAGAGAATGGCCTCATAAAGGAGCAGCGCTACATGGACTCAGCCTCCAACTCCATGAATCCTCGACCACAAACAGTGCGCAGTTCCTCAGAGTACCACTCGGCGGCCGGCAGCCTCTACCACCCTGGGAACAGCACGCCAATGCGGCGCCTCTCCTCAAACCCCGCAGAGCTGAGCTCCACACAGCCTCTCAGAAGAGTTGAAG CAGCCAGCTCCACCACAGGTCCCGAGGCGATGGGGTCTGAGCGTGACAGTCTGCTGCTGCCCAGTAAAAACCCCTCCTCCTGGTCCATTGAGGAGGTGATGCAGTTTGTGAGGGACGCTGACCCCACAGCGTTGGCTCCCCACGCCGAACTGTTCAGGAAACAC gAGATTGATGGGAAAGCTCTGATGTTGCTACGGAGCGACATGATCATGAAGTACATGGGTCTGAAACTGGGGCCTGCACTGAAGCTATGCCACCACATAGAGAGGCTGAAACAAGGCAAACTGTAA
- the LOC119028476 gene encoding sex comb on midleg-like protein 2 isoform X2, with product MGKTQLKDQKDGKKEKPGRTVPLTGTTPATPKDAFSWEEYLKETSSIPAPASCFRQARVPPSNDFKVGMKLEAHDPRNSTSVCIATVMGLTGVRLRLRLDGSDNSNDFWRLVDSSDIQPIGTCEKNGDMLQPPLGFRMNASSWPMFLLRTLNGAEMAPATAFKKEPLRPTQNNFKPGMKLEAVDKKNPYLICPATIGEVKGEEVFIMFDGWRGAFDYWCKYDSRDIFPVGWCALTKHSLQSPGNSVTLPKNLQILPVSPSKPNRRSMQSPYRLPNPLPPLPVRKGVRGRRPKSETLALLKAVAEAAAAQNGTVPENTELVPRPHKKRGPKPGSKRKSKILQNPAQLPSIQVPQESPPSHNSVVSTVCVYVNKHGNCGLHLDRKQMQHLPDHFGPGPVNAVLQQVVQSCIDCAYQPKVLLSALQTHSGGGEIVRVRTDGGVRMVKLPAASSASFVLRFLETMCRHLQCDNLFSSQPFSHYAAYDRTKSVKEEALDAPSLARGSKRSLSGVSPPYAAPLSPKHLRTEAHPSEAETLPHEENGLIKEQRYMDSASNSMNPRPQTVRSSSEYHSAAGSLYHPGNSTPMRRLSSNPAELSSTQPLRRVEASSTTGPEAMGSERDSLLLPSKNPSSWSIEEVMQFVRDADPTALAPHAELFRKHEIDGKALMLLRSDMIMKYMGLKLGPALKLCHHIERLKQGKL from the exons ATGGGGAAAACTCAGCTAAAAG ATCAGAAAGATGGCAAAAAGGAGAAACCTGGACGGACAGTTCCACTAACAGGTACAACCCCAGCAACACCTAAAG atgcTTTCAGCTGGGAAGAATATCTAAAAGAGACATCATCCATACCAGCTCCTGCAAGCTGTTTTCGTCAG GCTAGAGTCCCACCCTCCAACGACTTCAAGGTGGGAATGAAGCTCGAAGCCCACGACCCACGTAATTCCACCTCAGTTTGTATCGCCACAGTGATGGGTTTAACTGGGGTCCGCCTGCGTCTCCGCCTGGACGGAAGCGACAACAGCAATGACTTCTGGAGGCTGGTCGACTCTTCTGATATCCAGCCGATCGGCACCTGTGAAAAGAACGGCGACATGCTGCAGCCACCGCTGG GATTTCGGATGAACGCCTCTTCATGGCCTATGTTTCTGTTGAGAACCTTAAATGGAGCAGAGATGGCACCAGCAACAGCCTTTAAAAAG GAACCTCTGAGGCCCACCCAGAACAACTTTAAGCCCGGCATGAAGCTGGAGGCCGTGGACAAGAAGAACCCATACCTCATCTGCCCTGCCACCATAGGAGAGGTGAAGGGTGAAGAGGTCTTCATCATGTTCGATGGGTGGCGGGGTGCCTTCGATTACTGGTGCAAGTATGACTCCCGGGACATCTTCCCTGTGGGCTGGTGCGCCCTCACCAAGCACAGCCTCCAGTCACCAGGCAACAGTG TCACCCTGCCAAAGAACCTGCAGATTCTCCCGGTGTCACCCTCCAAACCCAACAGGCGCTCCATGCAGTCCCCCTACAGACTCCCCAACCCACTGCCCCCTCTGCCCGTCAGGAAGGGCGTAAGAGGCCGTCGACCCAAAAGCGAGACTCTCGCTCTGCTCAAAGCTGTGGCAGAGGCAGCGGCTGCCCAAAACGGAACTGtacctgaaaacacagagctggTTCCCCGGCCCCACAAGAAGAGAGGCCCCAAACCTGGAAGCAAG agaaAGTCCAAGATTCTTCAGAACCCGGCGCAGCTGCCCAGCATCCAGGTTCCACAGGAAAGTCCACCAAGCCACAACTCTGTTGTTTCAACAG tgtgtgtgtacgtgaaTAAGCATGGAAACTGTGGCCTCCACCTGGACAGGAAGCAGATGCAGCATCTGCCAGACCACTTTGGACCGGGGCCAGTGAACGCTGTGCTCCAGCAGGTGGTCCAGTCATGTATAGACTGCGCATACCAGCCTAAAGTCCTGCTCAGTGCTCTGCAGACTCACTCAGGGGGAGGAGAGATCGTCAGag TGAGAACAGACGGTGGAGTTCGCATGGTCAAACTCCCAGCAGCCTCCAGTGCTTCTTTTGTGCTGCGGTTCTTGGAGACGATGTGTCGTCACCTGCAATGTGACAACCTGTTCAGCAGCCAGCCGTTCAGCCACTACGCTGCGTATGACAGGACCAAGTCAG TGAAAGAAGAGGCGTTGGACGCTCCATCTCTGGCTCGGGGCAGTAAACGGAGTCTGTCTGGAGTCTCCCCGCCATATGCAGCCCCTCTGTCACCTAAACACTTACGTACTGAAGCTCACCCCTCAGAAG cagagaCCCTGCCCCATGAAGAGAATGGCCTCATAAAGGAGCAGCGCTACATGGACTCAGCCTCCAACTCCATGAATCCTCGACCACAAACAGTGCGCAGTTCCTCAGAGTACCACTCGGCGGCCGGCAGCCTCTACCACCCTGGGAACAGCACGCCAATGCGGCGCCTCTCCTCAAACCCCGCAGAGCTGAGCTCCACACAGCCTCTCAGAAGAGTTGAAG CCAGCTCCACCACAGGTCCCGAGGCGATGGGGTCTGAGCGTGACAGTCTGCTGCTGCCCAGTAAAAACCCCTCCTCCTGGTCCATTGAGGAGGTGATGCAGTTTGTGAGGGACGCTGACCCCACAGCGTTGGCTCCCCACGCCGAACTGTTCAGGAAACAC gAGATTGATGGGAAAGCTCTGATGTTGCTACGGAGCGACATGATCATGAAGTACATGGGTCTGAAACTGGGGCCTGCACTGAAGCTATGCCACCACATAGAGAGGCTGAAACAAGGCAAACTGTAA
- the LOC119028476 gene encoding sex comb on midleg-like protein 2 isoform X3: MGKTQLKDQKDGKKEKPGRTVPLTGTTPATPKDAFSWEEYLKETSSIPAPASCFRQARVPPSNDFKVGMKLEAHDPRNSTSVCIATVMGLTGVRLRLRLDGSDNSNDFWRLVDSSDIQPIGTCEKNGDMLQPPLGFRMNASSWPMFLLRTLNGAEMAPATAFKKEPLRPTQNNFKPGMKLEAVDKKNPYLICPATIGEVKGEEVFIMFDGWRGAFDYWCKYDSRDIFPVGWCALTKHSLQSPGNSVTLPKNLQILPVSPSKPNRRSMQSPYRLPNPLPPLPVRKGVRGRRPKSETLALLKAVAEAAAAQNGTVPENTELVPRPHKKRGPKPGSKRKSKILQNPAQLPSIQVPQESPPSHNSVVSTVCVYVNKHGNCGLHLDRKQMQHLPDHFGPGPVNAVLQQVVQSCIDCAYQPKVLLSALQTHSGGGEIVRVRTDGGVRMVKLPAASSASFVLRFLETMCRHLQCDNLFSSQPFSHYAAYDRTKSVKEEALDAPSLARGSKRSLSGVSPPYAAPLSPKHLRTEAHPSEETLPHEENGLIKEQRYMDSASNSMNPRPQTVRSSSEYHSAAGSLYHPGNSTPMRRLSSNPAELSSTQPLRRVEAASSTTGPEAMGSERDSLLLPSKNPSSWSIEEVMQFVRDADPTALAPHAELFRKHEIDGKALMLLRSDMIMKYMGLKLGPALKLCHHIERLKQGKL; this comes from the exons ATGGGGAAAACTCAGCTAAAAG ATCAGAAAGATGGCAAAAAGGAGAAACCTGGACGGACAGTTCCACTAACAGGTACAACCCCAGCAACACCTAAAG atgcTTTCAGCTGGGAAGAATATCTAAAAGAGACATCATCCATACCAGCTCCTGCAAGCTGTTTTCGTCAG GCTAGAGTCCCACCCTCCAACGACTTCAAGGTGGGAATGAAGCTCGAAGCCCACGACCCACGTAATTCCACCTCAGTTTGTATCGCCACAGTGATGGGTTTAACTGGGGTCCGCCTGCGTCTCCGCCTGGACGGAAGCGACAACAGCAATGACTTCTGGAGGCTGGTCGACTCTTCTGATATCCAGCCGATCGGCACCTGTGAAAAGAACGGCGACATGCTGCAGCCACCGCTGG GATTTCGGATGAACGCCTCTTCATGGCCTATGTTTCTGTTGAGAACCTTAAATGGAGCAGAGATGGCACCAGCAACAGCCTTTAAAAAG GAACCTCTGAGGCCCACCCAGAACAACTTTAAGCCCGGCATGAAGCTGGAGGCCGTGGACAAGAAGAACCCATACCTCATCTGCCCTGCCACCATAGGAGAGGTGAAGGGTGAAGAGGTCTTCATCATGTTCGATGGGTGGCGGGGTGCCTTCGATTACTGGTGCAAGTATGACTCCCGGGACATCTTCCCTGTGGGCTGGTGCGCCCTCACCAAGCACAGCCTCCAGTCACCAGGCAACAGTG TCACCCTGCCAAAGAACCTGCAGATTCTCCCGGTGTCACCCTCCAAACCCAACAGGCGCTCCATGCAGTCCCCCTACAGACTCCCCAACCCACTGCCCCCTCTGCCCGTCAGGAAGGGCGTAAGAGGCCGTCGACCCAAAAGCGAGACTCTCGCTCTGCTCAAAGCTGTGGCAGAGGCAGCGGCTGCCCAAAACGGAACTGtacctgaaaacacagagctggTTCCCCGGCCCCACAAGAAGAGAGGCCCCAAACCTGGAAGCAAG agaaAGTCCAAGATTCTTCAGAACCCGGCGCAGCTGCCCAGCATCCAGGTTCCACAGGAAAGTCCACCAAGCCACAACTCTGTTGTTTCAACAG tgtgtgtgtacgtgaaTAAGCATGGAAACTGTGGCCTCCACCTGGACAGGAAGCAGATGCAGCATCTGCCAGACCACTTTGGACCGGGGCCAGTGAACGCTGTGCTCCAGCAGGTGGTCCAGTCATGTATAGACTGCGCATACCAGCCTAAAGTCCTGCTCAGTGCTCTGCAGACTCACTCAGGGGGAGGAGAGATCGTCAGag TGAGAACAGACGGTGGAGTTCGCATGGTCAAACTCCCAGCAGCCTCCAGTGCTTCTTTTGTGCTGCGGTTCTTGGAGACGATGTGTCGTCACCTGCAATGTGACAACCTGTTCAGCAGCCAGCCGTTCAGCCACTACGCTGCGTATGACAGGACCAAGTCAG TGAAAGAAGAGGCGTTGGACGCTCCATCTCTGGCTCGGGGCAGTAAACGGAGTCTGTCTGGAGTCTCCCCGCCATATGCAGCCCCTCTGTCACCTAAACACTTACGTACTGAAGCTCACCCCTCAGAAG agaCCCTGCCCCATGAAGAGAATGGCCTCATAAAGGAGCAGCGCTACATGGACTCAGCCTCCAACTCCATGAATCCTCGACCACAAACAGTGCGCAGTTCCTCAGAGTACCACTCGGCGGCCGGCAGCCTCTACCACCCTGGGAACAGCACGCCAATGCGGCGCCTCTCCTCAAACCCCGCAGAGCTGAGCTCCACACAGCCTCTCAGAAGAGTTGAAG CAGCCAGCTCCACCACAGGTCCCGAGGCGATGGGGTCTGAGCGTGACAGTCTGCTGCTGCCCAGTAAAAACCCCTCCTCCTGGTCCATTGAGGAGGTGATGCAGTTTGTGAGGGACGCTGACCCCACAGCGTTGGCTCCCCACGCCGAACTGTTCAGGAAACAC gAGATTGATGGGAAAGCTCTGATGTTGCTACGGAGCGACATGATCATGAAGTACATGGGTCTGAAACTGGGGCCTGCACTGAAGCTATGCCACCACATAGAGAGGCTGAAACAAGGCAAACTGTAA
- the LOC119028476 gene encoding sex comb on midleg-like protein 2 isoform X4, translating to MGKTQLKDQKDGKKEKPGRTVPLTDAFSWEEYLKETSSIPAPASCFRQARVPPSNDFKVGMKLEAHDPRNSTSVCIATVMGLTGVRLRLRLDGSDNSNDFWRLVDSSDIQPIGTCEKNGDMLQPPLGFRMNASSWPMFLLRTLNGAEMAPATAFKKEPLRPTQNNFKPGMKLEAVDKKNPYLICPATIGEVKGEEVFIMFDGWRGAFDYWCKYDSRDIFPVGWCALTKHSLQSPGNSVTLPKNLQILPVSPSKPNRRSMQSPYRLPNPLPPLPVRKGVRGRRPKSETLALLKAVAEAAAAQNGTVPENTELVPRPHKKRGPKPGSKRKSKILQNPAQLPSIQVPQESPPSHNSVVSTVCVYVNKHGNCGLHLDRKQMQHLPDHFGPGPVNAVLQQVVQSCIDCAYQPKVLLSALQTHSGGGEIVRVRTDGGVRMVKLPAASSASFVLRFLETMCRHLQCDNLFSSQPFSHYAAYDRTKSVKEEALDAPSLARGSKRSLSGVSPPYAAPLSPKHLRTEAHPSEAETLPHEENGLIKEQRYMDSASNSMNPRPQTVRSSSEYHSAAGSLYHPGNSTPMRRLSSNPAELSSTQPLRRVEAASSTTGPEAMGSERDSLLLPSKNPSSWSIEEVMQFVRDADPTALAPHAELFRKHEIDGKALMLLRSDMIMKYMGLKLGPALKLCHHIERLKQGKL from the exons ATGGGGAAAACTCAGCTAAAAG ATCAGAAAGATGGCAAAAAGGAGAAACCTGGACGGACAGTTCCACTAACAG atgcTTTCAGCTGGGAAGAATATCTAAAAGAGACATCATCCATACCAGCTCCTGCAAGCTGTTTTCGTCAG GCTAGAGTCCCACCCTCCAACGACTTCAAGGTGGGAATGAAGCTCGAAGCCCACGACCCACGTAATTCCACCTCAGTTTGTATCGCCACAGTGATGGGTTTAACTGGGGTCCGCCTGCGTCTCCGCCTGGACGGAAGCGACAACAGCAATGACTTCTGGAGGCTGGTCGACTCTTCTGATATCCAGCCGATCGGCACCTGTGAAAAGAACGGCGACATGCTGCAGCCACCGCTGG GATTTCGGATGAACGCCTCTTCATGGCCTATGTTTCTGTTGAGAACCTTAAATGGAGCAGAGATGGCACCAGCAACAGCCTTTAAAAAG GAACCTCTGAGGCCCACCCAGAACAACTTTAAGCCCGGCATGAAGCTGGAGGCCGTGGACAAGAAGAACCCATACCTCATCTGCCCTGCCACCATAGGAGAGGTGAAGGGTGAAGAGGTCTTCATCATGTTCGATGGGTGGCGGGGTGCCTTCGATTACTGGTGCAAGTATGACTCCCGGGACATCTTCCCTGTGGGCTGGTGCGCCCTCACCAAGCACAGCCTCCAGTCACCAGGCAACAGTG TCACCCTGCCAAAGAACCTGCAGATTCTCCCGGTGTCACCCTCCAAACCCAACAGGCGCTCCATGCAGTCCCCCTACAGACTCCCCAACCCACTGCCCCCTCTGCCCGTCAGGAAGGGCGTAAGAGGCCGTCGACCCAAAAGCGAGACTCTCGCTCTGCTCAAAGCTGTGGCAGAGGCAGCGGCTGCCCAAAACGGAACTGtacctgaaaacacagagctggTTCCCCGGCCCCACAAGAAGAGAGGCCCCAAACCTGGAAGCAAG agaaAGTCCAAGATTCTTCAGAACCCGGCGCAGCTGCCCAGCATCCAGGTTCCACAGGAAAGTCCACCAAGCCACAACTCTGTTGTTTCAACAG tgtgtgtgtacgtgaaTAAGCATGGAAACTGTGGCCTCCACCTGGACAGGAAGCAGATGCAGCATCTGCCAGACCACTTTGGACCGGGGCCAGTGAACGCTGTGCTCCAGCAGGTGGTCCAGTCATGTATAGACTGCGCATACCAGCCTAAAGTCCTGCTCAGTGCTCTGCAGACTCACTCAGGGGGAGGAGAGATCGTCAGag TGAGAACAGACGGTGGAGTTCGCATGGTCAAACTCCCAGCAGCCTCCAGTGCTTCTTTTGTGCTGCGGTTCTTGGAGACGATGTGTCGTCACCTGCAATGTGACAACCTGTTCAGCAGCCAGCCGTTCAGCCACTACGCTGCGTATGACAGGACCAAGTCAG TGAAAGAAGAGGCGTTGGACGCTCCATCTCTGGCTCGGGGCAGTAAACGGAGTCTGTCTGGAGTCTCCCCGCCATATGCAGCCCCTCTGTCACCTAAACACTTACGTACTGAAGCTCACCCCTCAGAAG cagagaCCCTGCCCCATGAAGAGAATGGCCTCATAAAGGAGCAGCGCTACATGGACTCAGCCTCCAACTCCATGAATCCTCGACCACAAACAGTGCGCAGTTCCTCAGAGTACCACTCGGCGGCCGGCAGCCTCTACCACCCTGGGAACAGCACGCCAATGCGGCGCCTCTCCTCAAACCCCGCAGAGCTGAGCTCCACACAGCCTCTCAGAAGAGTTGAAG CAGCCAGCTCCACCACAGGTCCCGAGGCGATGGGGTCTGAGCGTGACAGTCTGCTGCTGCCCAGTAAAAACCCCTCCTCCTGGTCCATTGAGGAGGTGATGCAGTTTGTGAGGGACGCTGACCCCACAGCGTTGGCTCCCCACGCCGAACTGTTCAGGAAACAC gAGATTGATGGGAAAGCTCTGATGTTGCTACGGAGCGACATGATCATGAAGTACATGGGTCTGAAACTGGGGCCTGCACTGAAGCTATGCCACCACATAGAGAGGCTGAAACAAGGCAAACTGTAA